The following are encoded in a window of Manihot esculenta cultivar AM560-2 chromosome 8, M.esculenta_v8, whole genome shotgun sequence genomic DNA:
- the LOC110620663 gene encoding UBP1-associated protein 2B, producing MAKKRKQDSKVTEPTEPPKKQQQKQKQKEEIMELVPEEEEYEEVEEEEEDGEEEEEVEEEEEEEEEEEEEEDDDDGDDQNQIDDEDDESLDKLLEPFSKEQLINLIRYAADTHGDIADRIRKIADEDPVHRKIFVHGLGWDTNTETLMNAFKPYGEIEDCKAVCDKVSGKSKGYGFILFKKRSGASKALKEPQKKIGNRMTACQLASIGPVPAAGAATPAHQQVSEYTLRKIYVSNVGSDLDPQKLTAFFAKYGEIEEGPLGLDKATGKPKGFSLFVYRTVESAKKALEEPHKNFEGHILHCQKAIDGPKPGKSMQQQQQQQQHHVQNSHFQRNDNPAYAGGVASGPAHLMAPSAAPGIGFNQGAGAAAAPALNPALGQALTALLATQGAGLGLTNLLGTLGSAASVNQGGVPGAAPGMQSAYGSQANISPGVIGSYGNQGVMQGGYSNQQLGQGGSGRGHGVGQYGGVAPYMGH from the coding sequence ATGGCAAAGAAGAGAAAGCAGGATTCCAAAGTCACCGAACCAACCGAACCTCCAAAAAAGCAGCAACAAAAACAGAAGCAGAAAGAAGAAATTATGGAACTCGTTCCGGAAGAAGAAGAATATGAGGAAGttgaagaagaggaggaagatggagaagaagaggaagaggtggaagaagaagaagaagaagaagaagaagaagaagaggaagaagatgatgatgatggcgATGATCAGAATCAGATCGACGATGAAGATGATGAATCTCTAGATAAGCTTCTTGAACCGTTCAGTAAAGAGCAGTTAATCAATTTGATACGTTATGCAGCTGATACTCACGGAGATATTGCAGATCGTATACGTAAGATAGCCGATGAGGATCCCGTGCACCGCAAGATCTTTGTACACGGCCTTGGCTGGGATACGAACACCGAGACTCTCATGAATGCCTTCAAGCCTTACGGGGAGATCGAGGATTGCAAGGCGGTGTGCGACAAGGTCTCCGGTAAATCCAAGGGCTATGGGTTCATCCTTTTCAAGAAGCGAAGTGGCGCTAGCAAGGCCCTAAAGGAACCTCAGAAGAAGATTGGCAATCGGATGACAGCTTGCCAGCTCGCTTCCATTGGCCCTGTCCCAGCCGCTGGTGCAGCCACTCCTGCACATCAGCAGGTGTCTGAGTATACTCTGAGGAAGATTTATGTGAGCAATGTTGGTTCGGATTTGGATCCGCAGAAGCTGACTGCCTTCTTTGCCAAGTATGGGGAAATTGAGGAAGGTCCATTGGGACTAGACAAGGCGACTGGTAAGCCCAAGGGATTTTCTTTGTTTGTGTATAGGACCGTTGAGAGTGCCAAGAAGGCACTTGAAGAGCCACACAAAAACTTCGAGGGTCACATTTTACATTGCCAGAAAGCAATTGATGGGCCTAAACCAGGTAAATCTATGCAgcaacagcagcagcagcagcagcatcaTGTGCAGAACTCGCATTTTCAGAGAAATGATAATCCTGCTTATGCTGGTGGAGTTGCTTCAGGGCCAGCCCATTTGATGGCACCTTCTGCCGCACCTGGGATTGGTTTTAACCAAGGTGCAGGAGCTGCAGCGGCACCTGCTTTGAACCCTGCACTCGGACAGGCACTAACTGCCTTGCTTGCGACTCAGGGTGCTGGATTAGGCCTCACTAATCTGCTAGGGACTCTGGGCTCTGCAGCTTCTGTTAACCAGGGTGGTGTGCCTGGTGCAGCACCTGGAATGCAGAGTGCATATGGTAGCCAAGCAAATATAAGCCCTGGAGTGATTGGATCATATGGAAATCAGGGAGTGATGCAGGGTGGATACTCAAATCAGCAGCTGGGCCAAGGTGGTTCTGGAAGAGGGCATGGTGTTGGGCAATATGGTGGTGTTGCGCCTTACATGGGTCACTAG